A section of the Scleropages formosus chromosome 16, fSclFor1.1, whole genome shotgun sequence genome encodes:
- the ttbk1a gene encoding tau-tubulin kinase 1 isoform X1, translated as MQRVEPAVQEQTNMNGAGEQADILLPNCMVKDRWKVLKKIGGGGFGEIYECLDLLTRENVALKVESAQQPKQVLKMEVAVLKKLQGKNHVCKFIGCGRNEKFNYVVMQLQGRNLADLRRSQPRGIFSLSTTLRLGKQILESIEAIHSVGFLHRDIKPSNFAMGRLPATSRKCYMLDFGLARQYTNTNGEVRPPRPVAGFRGTVRYASVNAHKNKEMGRHDDLWSLFYMLVEFTVGQLPWRKIKDKEQVGQIKERYDQKLLLKHMPTEFYTFLDHILSLDYFTKPDYQLLMSVFDNSMKERIILENEPYDWENIGTDMLLSTSASTPPHHHTRQTAAMVGVINVTPIPGDLQRENTDDVLQDEHFSDQENAPLMGPTRPGDGNQLPAERDGWEDIDINRNKLRVCTNKEGLEEDPSRVACPVSPVRGGPAELVSIPVRSLCHQRVNSPESEHLSVAEGRPDSCGQRSHVDIMVSPSRHVYSSQPAQMLSVDNGQVEQPVNSRPEVCASLGPEVHSVPLAEEEDFDSKEWVIIDKETELKDFHLGAEPTTSGTTDEEPEELRPVEEYEERRRRGVEPETIVRPRTQEDRCRGMLPVAEEEVSRRSSGHSQLENNQEGPTAHQAQSPCHTLPSTRPKRRESDPSGPQNQSEEERPHSGQSVQRPNQLRRLASYVFSSSTLETEQYPHPGGTFIQRSRSAESSPARMPSRRHAPLPTGASRRRPLVLNVSRQQIQQMLAKLMNKT; from the exons ATGCAGCGTGTAGAGCCAGCTGTCCAGGAGCAGACAAACATGAATGGGGCCGGGGAGCAGGCTGACATTCTGCTACCCAACTGCATGGTGAAGGATAGATGGAAAGTG TTGAAGAAAATCGGAGGAGGTGGCTTTGGGGAGATATATGAATGTCTCGATCTGCTTACGAGGGAGAATGTGGCTCTGAAGGTGGAGTCTGCCCAACAACCAAAACAAGTCCTCAAGATGGAGGTAGCCGTCTTGAAGAAGCTACAAG gtAAAAATCATGTCTGTAAATTCATTGGATgtggaagaaatgaaaaattcaacTATGTGGTCATGCAGCTTCAG ggAAGAAATCTTGCAGACCTCAGAAGAAGCCAACCACGAGGAATCTTCTCCTTGAGCACAACCCTGCGATTGGGAAAACAAATACTCGAATCAATTGAAGCCATTCATTCCGTTGGGTTCCTGCACCGGGACATCAAacca tcaAATTTTGCAATGGGAAGGCTTCCAGCTACATCCAGGAAATGCTATATGCTTGACTTTGGCCTTGCAAGACAATACACCAACACAAATGGAGAAGTCAGACCT ccaAGGCCTGTTGCAGGATTCCGTGGTACTGTACGCTACGCTTCGGTGAATGCACACAAAAACAAG GAAATGGGTCGTCATGATGACCTGTGGTCCTTATTTTACATGTTAGTGGAATTTACAGTTGGTCAACTACCATGGCGAAAAATAAAGGATAAG GAACAAGTTGGACAAATAAAGGAGAGATATGACCAAAAGCTcctcctgaaacacatgcctacAGAGTTCTACACCTTTCTAGATCACATATTAAGTCTCGACTATTTCACCAAGCCGGACTACCAG CTTCTTATGTCAGTCTTTGATAACAGCATGAAGGAGCGAATAATACTGGAGAATGAGCCATATGACTGGGAGAATATAGGGACGGACATGTTGCTGTCAACCAGTGCATCTACCCCCCCTCATCACCACACAAGACAGACAGCAGCCATGGTGGG TGTCATCAACGTTACTCCAATACCTGGAGACCTTCAGAGGGAGAACACGGATGATGTCCTCCAGGACGAGCACTTCAGTGACCAAGAGAACGCCCCACTAATGGGGCCCACACGGCCTGGAGATGGCAATCAGCTGCCTGCTGAGAGAGATGGCTGGGAGGATATTGATATCAACCGCAACAAGCTCAGGGTCTGCACAAACAAG GAAGGCCTGGAGGAAGACCCCAGTCGAGTAGCTTGCCCAGTCTCTCCAGTCCGGGGAGGACCTGCCGAGTTGGTCAGCATTCCCGTCCGTTCTTTATGCCACCAGCGGGTCAACAGTCCTGAGTCTGAACACCTGTCTGTGGCTGAGGGGCGACCTGATAGCTGTGGACAAAG GTCTCACGTGGACATCATGGTTTCACCAAGCAGACATGTGTACTCATCCCAGCCTGCCCAGATGCTGTCAGTGGACAACGGCCAGGTGGAACAGCCGGTGAACAGCCGACCAGAGGTCTGTGCCTCACTGGGGCCAGAGGTCCATTCAGTGCCACTGGCTGAGGAGGAGGACTTCGACAGCAAGGAGTGGGTGATCATTGACAAAGAGACAGAACTGAAGGATTTCCACCTAGGTGCTGAGCCCACCACCTCAGGCACTACTGATGAAGAACCAGAGGAACTGAGGCCTGTGGAAGAGTACGAGGAGCGCAGGAGGCGTGGAGTAGAACCCGAGACTATAGTGCGGCCCAGGACTCAGGAGGACAGGTGTCGGGGGATGCTGCCAGTGGCAGAGGAAGAGGTTTCCCGGAGAAGCAGTGGCCACAGTCAGCTAGAGAACAACCAGGAGGGACCCACAGCACACCAAGCCCAGTCACCTTGTCACACACTGCCTTCCACTCGACCTAAACGAAGGGAGTCTGACCCAAGTGGGCCACAAAACCAG TCAGAGGAAGAAAGGCCACATTCTGGACAGTCTGTGCAGAGGCCCAATCAGCTGAGACGGCTAGCATCCTACGTGTTCTCCTCCTCAACTCTGGAAACGGAGCAGTACCCCCACCCAGGTGGCACGTTCATCCAGCGCAGCCGCTCAGCCGAGAGCAGCCCGGCCCGTATGCCCTCCCGAAGGCACGCGCCCCTGCCAACTGGGGCCTCGCGGCGCAGGCCACTGGTGCTCAATGTGTCACGACAGCAAATACAGCAGATGCTAGCCAAACTGATGAACAAGACGTGA
- the ttbk1a gene encoding tau-tubulin kinase 1 isoform X2, whose product MQLQGRNLADLRRSQPRGIFSLSTTLRLGKQILESIEAIHSVGFLHRDIKPSNFAMGRLPATSRKCYMLDFGLARQYTNTNGEVRPPRPVAGFRGTVRYASVNAHKNKEMGRHDDLWSLFYMLVEFTVGQLPWRKIKDKEQVGQIKERYDQKLLLKHMPTEFYTFLDHILSLDYFTKPDYQLLMSVFDNSMKERIILENEPYDWENIGTDMLLSTSASTPPHHHTRQTAAMVGVINVTPIPGDLQRENTDDVLQDEHFSDQENAPLMGPTRPGDGNQLPAERDGWEDIDINRNKLRVCTNKEGLEEDPSRVACPVSPVRGGPAELVSIPVRSLCHQRVNSPESEHLSVAEGRPDSCGQRSHVDIMVSPSRHVYSSQPAQMLSVDNGQVEQPVNSRPEVCASLGPEVHSVPLAEEEDFDSKEWVIIDKETELKDFHLGAEPTTSGTTDEEPEELRPVEEYEERRRRGVEPETIVRPRTQEDRCRGMLPVAEEEVSRRSSGHSQLENNQEGPTAHQAQSPCHTLPSTRPKRRESDPSGPQNQSEEERPHSGQSVQRPNQLRRLASYVFSSSTLETEQYPHPGGTFIQRSRSAESSPARMPSRRHAPLPTGASRRRPLVLNVSRQQIQQMLAKLMNKT is encoded by the exons ATGCAGCTTCAG ggAAGAAATCTTGCAGACCTCAGAAGAAGCCAACCACGAGGAATCTTCTCCTTGAGCACAACCCTGCGATTGGGAAAACAAATACTCGAATCAATTGAAGCCATTCATTCCGTTGGGTTCCTGCACCGGGACATCAAacca tcaAATTTTGCAATGGGAAGGCTTCCAGCTACATCCAGGAAATGCTATATGCTTGACTTTGGCCTTGCAAGACAATACACCAACACAAATGGAGAAGTCAGACCT ccaAGGCCTGTTGCAGGATTCCGTGGTACTGTACGCTACGCTTCGGTGAATGCACACAAAAACAAG GAAATGGGTCGTCATGATGACCTGTGGTCCTTATTTTACATGTTAGTGGAATTTACAGTTGGTCAACTACCATGGCGAAAAATAAAGGATAAG GAACAAGTTGGACAAATAAAGGAGAGATATGACCAAAAGCTcctcctgaaacacatgcctacAGAGTTCTACACCTTTCTAGATCACATATTAAGTCTCGACTATTTCACCAAGCCGGACTACCAG CTTCTTATGTCAGTCTTTGATAACAGCATGAAGGAGCGAATAATACTGGAGAATGAGCCATATGACTGGGAGAATATAGGGACGGACATGTTGCTGTCAACCAGTGCATCTACCCCCCCTCATCACCACACAAGACAGACAGCAGCCATGGTGGG TGTCATCAACGTTACTCCAATACCTGGAGACCTTCAGAGGGAGAACACGGATGATGTCCTCCAGGACGAGCACTTCAGTGACCAAGAGAACGCCCCACTAATGGGGCCCACACGGCCTGGAGATGGCAATCAGCTGCCTGCTGAGAGAGATGGCTGGGAGGATATTGATATCAACCGCAACAAGCTCAGGGTCTGCACAAACAAG GAAGGCCTGGAGGAAGACCCCAGTCGAGTAGCTTGCCCAGTCTCTCCAGTCCGGGGAGGACCTGCCGAGTTGGTCAGCATTCCCGTCCGTTCTTTATGCCACCAGCGGGTCAACAGTCCTGAGTCTGAACACCTGTCTGTGGCTGAGGGGCGACCTGATAGCTGTGGACAAAG GTCTCACGTGGACATCATGGTTTCACCAAGCAGACATGTGTACTCATCCCAGCCTGCCCAGATGCTGTCAGTGGACAACGGCCAGGTGGAACAGCCGGTGAACAGCCGACCAGAGGTCTGTGCCTCACTGGGGCCAGAGGTCCATTCAGTGCCACTGGCTGAGGAGGAGGACTTCGACAGCAAGGAGTGGGTGATCATTGACAAAGAGACAGAACTGAAGGATTTCCACCTAGGTGCTGAGCCCACCACCTCAGGCACTACTGATGAAGAACCAGAGGAACTGAGGCCTGTGGAAGAGTACGAGGAGCGCAGGAGGCGTGGAGTAGAACCCGAGACTATAGTGCGGCCCAGGACTCAGGAGGACAGGTGTCGGGGGATGCTGCCAGTGGCAGAGGAAGAGGTTTCCCGGAGAAGCAGTGGCCACAGTCAGCTAGAGAACAACCAGGAGGGACCCACAGCACACCAAGCCCAGTCACCTTGTCACACACTGCCTTCCACTCGACCTAAACGAAGGGAGTCTGACCCAAGTGGGCCACAAAACCAG TCAGAGGAAGAAAGGCCACATTCTGGACAGTCTGTGCAGAGGCCCAATCAGCTGAGACGGCTAGCATCCTACGTGTTCTCCTCCTCAACTCTGGAAACGGAGCAGTACCCCCACCCAGGTGGCACGTTCATCCAGCGCAGCCGCTCAGCCGAGAGCAGCCCGGCCCGTATGCCCTCCCGAAGGCACGCGCCCCTGCCAACTGGGGCCTCGCGGCGCAGGCCACTGGTGCTCAATGTGTCACGACAGCAAATACAGCAGATGCTAGCCAAACTGATGAACAAGACGTGA
- the LOC108933738 gene encoding cysteine-rich protein 2-like isoform X3 encodes MTSRCPKCDQSVFFAEKVSSLGKNWHRFCLKCERCKKTLSPGGHAEHDGSPYCHNPCYAALFGPKGVNIGGAGSYIYDTPPNTPLDESGDSFSASPTTPWTCAQMAKLQKHAEKVRSMGRNWHRPCLRCERCRKTLTPGAHAEHEGRPYCHVPCYGYLFGPKGVNIGNVGCYIYEKDESTHSSRS; translated from the exons CTGAAAAAGTGAGCTCCCTAGGTAAGAACTGGCACAGGTTCTGCCTCAAATGTGAGCGCTGTAAGAAAACTCTGTCGCCCGGCGGACATGCCGAG cATGATGGGAGTCCCTACTGCCACAACCCGTGCTATGCAGCTctctttgggcccaaag GAGTTAATATTGGCGGGGCCGGCTCCTACATCTATGACACTCCGCCGAACACCCCGCTTGATGAGTCGGGGGACAGCTTCTCTGCGTCTCCCACCACCCCCTGGACATGTGCCCAGATGGCTAAATTACAGAAACATG CAGAGAAAGTCCGATCTATGGGCAGAAATTGGCATCGACCATGTTTGCGCTGTGAAAGGTGCAGGAAAACCCTGACACCTGGTGCGCATGCTGAG CATGAGGGAAGACCTTACTGTCATGTGCCATGCTACGGATATTTGTTTGGGCCGAAAGGAGTCAACATCGGCAACGTAGGGTGCTATATCTATGAAAAAGATGAATCGACTCATTCTAGCAGATCCTGA
- the LOC108933738 gene encoding cysteine-rich protein 2-like isoform X1: MTSRCPKCDQSVFFAEKVSSLGKNWHRFCLKCERCKKTLSPGGHAEHDGSPYCHNPCYAALFGPKGVNIGGAGSYIYDTPPNTPLDESGDSFSASPTTPWTCAQMAKLQKHVSPSSVTIFEGERSLCPGCGKVVYFAEKVRSMGRNWHRPCLRCERCRKTLTPGAHAEHEGRPYCHVPCYGYLFGPKGVNIGNVGCYIYEKDESTHSSRS, from the exons CTGAAAAAGTGAGCTCCCTAGGTAAGAACTGGCACAGGTTCTGCCTCAAATGTGAGCGCTGTAAGAAAACTCTGTCGCCCGGCGGACATGCCGAG cATGATGGGAGTCCCTACTGCCACAACCCGTGCTATGCAGCTctctttgggcccaaag GAGTTAATATTGGCGGGGCCGGCTCCTACATCTATGACACTCCGCCGAACACCCCGCTTGATGAGTCGGGGGACAGCTTCTCTGCGTCTCCCACCACCCCCTGGACATGTGCCCAGATGGCTAAATTACAGAAACATG TTTCCCCCTCTTCTGTGACAATATTTGAAGGAGAGAGGTCTCTCTGCCCAGGCTGTGGGAAGGTGGTATATTTCG CAGAGAAAGTCCGATCTATGGGCAGAAATTGGCATCGACCATGTTTGCGCTGTGAAAGGTGCAGGAAAACCCTGACACCTGGTGCGCATGCTGAG CATGAGGGAAGACCTTACTGTCATGTGCCATGCTACGGATATTTGTTTGGGCCGAAAGGAGTCAACATCGGCAACGTAGGGTGCTATATCTATGAAAAAGATGAATCGACTCATTCTAGCAGATCCTGA
- the LOC108933738 gene encoding cysteine-rich protein 3-like isoform X2, with product MTSRCPKCDQSVFFAEKVSSLGKNWHRFCLKCERCKKTLSPGGHAEHDGSPYCHNPCYAALFGPKGVNIGGAGSYIYDTPPNTPLDESGDSFSASPTTPWTCAQMAKLQKHVSPSSVTIFEGERSLCPGCGKVVYFGLLNVVTVTIGNATFLQTLSFSRPIIWPNSPLLFLMRSRESPIYGQKLASTMFAL from the exons CTGAAAAAGTGAGCTCCCTAGGTAAGAACTGGCACAGGTTCTGCCTCAAATGTGAGCGCTGTAAGAAAACTCTGTCGCCCGGCGGACATGCCGAG cATGATGGGAGTCCCTACTGCCACAACCCGTGCTATGCAGCTctctttgggcccaaag GAGTTAATATTGGCGGGGCCGGCTCCTACATCTATGACACTCCGCCGAACACCCCGCTTGATGAGTCGGGGGACAGCTTCTCTGCGTCTCCCACCACCCCCTGGACATGTGCCCAGATGGCTAAATTACAGAAACATG TTTCCCCCTCTTCTGTGACAATATTTGAAGGAGAGAGGTCTCTCTGCCCAGGCTGTGGGAAGGTGGTATATTTCG GCCTTTTGAACGTGGTTACTGTGACAATTGGAAACGCGACGTTTTTGCAAACCTTGTCTTTTTCACGGCCGATTATATGGCCTAATTCGCCTTTGTTGTTCCTGATGCGCAGCAGAGAAAGTCCGATCTATGGGCAGAAATTGGCATCGACCATGTTTGCGCTGTGA